The following are encoded together in the Oncorhynchus masou masou isolate Uvic2021 chromosome 5, UVic_Omas_1.1, whole genome shotgun sequence genome:
- the LOC135539849 gene encoding lysine-specific demethylase 5B-B-like encodes MTQLRTNEFIAPPECPVFEPSWEEFADPFAYINKIRPIAEKTGICKIRPPKGWQPPFACDVDSLHFTPRIQRLNELEAQTRVKLNFLDQIAKFWELQGCTLKIPHVERKILDLYQLNKLVKDEGGFDAVCRERRWSKIALKMGFAPGKAIGSHLRSHYERILYPYNLFQTGANLLKPTLTNDTKDTDYIPHDLPQRQSVQPLETCSIARRAKRMRAEEGCMKTVTEEDCENRPNLRRRMGSYVAKPEPQAVKVLPVQVKQEATEHEEPITSDKENMLTKKNDPTVDQYMCLVCGSGSEEDRLLLCDGCDDSYHTFCLIPPLHDVPKGDWRCPKCLAQECCKPQVAFGFEQAGRDYSLRTFGDMADSFKSDYFNMPVHMVPTELVEKEFWRLVSTIEEDVTVEYGADIASKEFGSGFPIRGGRFQVSPEDENYLSSGWNLNNMPVMDSSVLTHITADICGMKLPWLYVGMCFSSFCWHIEDHWSYSINYLHWGEPKTWYGVPGYAAEKLEWVMRKLAPELFESQPDLLHQLVTIMNPNTLMNHGVPIYRTNQCSGEFVITFPRAYHSGFNQGFNFAEAVNFCTMDWMPMGRMCVDHYRQLNRYCVFSHDEMVCKMASKADTTMDVALASAVQRDMTVMLQEEDKLRDKVSKMGVQRSQQAEYDLLPDEERQCSKCRTTCYLSALTCPCSPGQLVCLHHAHDLCSCTSSELTLNYRFTMAELYPMMEAVTLRAESYTYWVSHVSDILEAKQDKKSGLEELRSLVVEAEVKRFPQSDLLRQLRTVTLDAEKCAVVAQQLLIGKRQTRYRSGGRKSQSQNLLTVEELRSFVRQLHNLPCSIRQAPLLKDLLTRVDDFQQSSEQLLSDEAPSPVALQGLLDLSLGLDVDLPQLALLRERLEQARWLDGVKGASVRPHSLCLDTMRRLIDQGVGLAPHSSVERAMAHLQELLTMSEHWEERALRLMEARPRHCVETLVEALQEVASIPAYLPNCLLLKDMVDQAKDWLQEAETLQLGGRIPVLDTLTDLVSRAKAIPVWLDPLARLDSLVFDVQAWKESAAKTFLMKNSTYSLLEVLCPRCEAGTGPQQSKYKRAKDAAQCSERNSVRLDCLSDVERALSESKDSASAMATLAEVRQKEMESLLALRASNESKLLLAGDCGALRVCVCHKAPSGAMLQCELCRDAFHRSCVLGSNQDPLPNQAWVCPQCQLSEKPPLDRVLPLLASLQRIRVRLPEGDALRFLIERTVRWQHRVQQASAEGVAVTMSHQRWASSSPTWAPSPTQETNSMSFYTEHQCIPLQGLSPELEELMVEGFLLQVTLPETQQLYRSLIKLDPRHHHHTDSPFPQHSAEQDQHQQNSQGGSPPHNQNGVACPKKEAVNGKRTKRHMEEGSERKDKAKKPRKKKPKLNKERSQEAKGTSSLTATHSDLSLSDSDEDFTLCAAPWCREPEGKQVNWVQCDGSCQQWFHQVCVGVSAEQAEKEDYICISCTQPDHIRE; translated from the exons ATGACCCAGCTTCGGACCAACGAGTTCATTGCTCCACCAGAGTGTCCTGTTTTTGAGCCCAGTTGGGAGGAATTTGCCGACCCATTTGCGTATATCAACAAAATACGGCCTATTGCAGAGAAAACGGGCATCTGCAAGATCCGACCGCCAAAG GGATGGCAGCCACCGTTTGCATGCGACGTGGACAGTCTGCACTTCACTCCCCGTATCCAGAGACTTAATGAGTTGGAG GCTCAAACCAGAGTCAAGCTCAACTTCCTGGATCAAATCGCAAAGTTCTGGGAGCTACAAGGGTGCACACTGAAAATCCCTCATGTGGAAAGAAAGATTCTGGACCTATACCAACTCAACAAG TTGGTGAAAGATGAGGGGGGTTTTGATGCGGTTTGCAGAGAGAGACGCTGGTCTAAGATAGCCCTGAAGATGGGCTTTGCTCCAGGAAAGGCTATAGGCTCTCATCTGCGCTCCCACTATGAGAGGATCCTTTACCCCTACAACCTGTTCCAGACTGGAGCCAACCTTCTG AAGCCCACCCTGACCAACGACACGAAGGACACTGACTACATCCCCCATGACCTTCCCCAGCGGCAGTCTGTTCAACCCCTGGAGACCTGCAGCATCGCCCGCAGAGCCAAGCGCATGAGAGCTGAG GAAGGCTGTATGAAGACGGTGACCGAGGAGGACTGTGAGAACCGGCCCAACCTGAGGAGGAGGATGGGCTCCTACGTAGCCAAGCCAGAGCCACAGGCGG TGAAAGTGTTACCTGTTCAGGTGAAACAGGAAGCCACCGAGCATGAGGAGCCAATAACAAGTGACAAAGAAAACATGCTGACTAAGAAAAACGACCCCACA gtgGACCAGTACATGTGTCTGGTGTGTGGCAGCGGGAGCGAAGAGGACCGCCTGCTGCTGTGTGACGGCTGTGACGACAGCTACCACACCTTCTGTCTGATCCCGCCCCTCCACGATGTCCCCAAAGGAGACTGGAGGTGTCCCAAGTGCCTTGCTCAG GAGTGTTGCAAACCTCAGGTAGCCTTTGGTTTCGAGCAGGCTGGCAGGGACTACTCTCTACGCACTTTTGGGGACATGGCAGACTCCTTCAAGTCAGACTACTTCAACATGCCGGTTCAT aTGGTTCCAACAGAGCTAGTGGAGAAGGAGTTCTGGCGCTTGGTCAGCACAATCGAAGAGGACGTTACTGTGGAGTATGGGGCAGACATCGCCTCCAAGGAGTTTGGGAGTGGCTTCCCCATCAGAGGCGGACGATTCCAAGTCTCCCCTGAGGATGAG AATTACCTGAGCAGTGGCTGGAACCTGAACAACATGCCCGTGATGGACTCCTCGGTGCTGACTCACATTACGGCCGACATCTGTGGGATGAAGTTACCCTGGCTCTACGTGGGCATGTGCTTCTCCTCCTTCTGCTggcacattgaggaccactggaGCTACTCCATCAACTACTTGCACTG GGGAGAGCCCAAGACGTGGTACGGGGTTCCGGGATACGCTGCAGAGAAGCTGGAGTGGGTGATGAGGAAACTGGCCCCCGAGCTGTTTGAGTCCCAGCCTGACCTCCTGCACCAGCTGGTCACCATCATGAACCCCAACACACTCATGAACCACGGCGTCCCC ATTTATCGCACCAATCAGTGCTCTGGCGAGTTTGTCATCACCTTCCCCAGAGCCTACCATAGTGGATTTAACCAGGGCTTCAACTTCGCTGAGGCTGTCAACTTTTGCACCATGGACTGG ATGCCCATGGGCCGCATGTGTGTGGACCACTATCGGCAGCTGAATAGGTACTGTGTCTTCTCCCATGACGAGATGGTCTGCAAGATGGCGTCCAAGGCGGACACCACCATGGATGTGGCCCTTGCCTCGGCTGTGCAGAGGGACATGACCGTCATGCTCCAGGAGGAAGACAAGCTGAGGGACAAAGTCAGCAAGATG GGCGTGCAGCGTTCCCAGCAGGCGGAGTACGACCTGCTGCCAGATGAGGAGCGCCAGTGTTCCAAATGCAGGACCACCTGCTACCTGTCTGCCCTCACCTGTCCCTGCAGCCCTGGCCAGCTGGTGTGTCTGCACCATGCCCACGACCTCTGCTCCTGTACCTCCAGTGAACTCACACTCAA CTACAGGTTTACCATGGCTGAGCTCTACCCCATGATGGAAGCAGTCACTCTGCGTGCTGAGTCCTACACATACTGGGTCTCCCATGTCAGTGACATCCTGGAGGCCAAACAAGACAAGAAAAGTG GGTTGGAAGAGCTGCGCTCCCTGGTGGTGGAGGCAGAGGTGAAGCGGTTCCCTCAGAGTGACCTCCTGCggcagctccgcacagtcaccCTGGATGCTGAGAAGTGTGCTGTGGTGGCCCAGCAGCTACTCATTGGGAAGAGACAGACCAG GTATCGTTCAGGTGGAAGGAAGTCCCAGAGCCAGAACCTGCTGACAGTGGAGGAGCTCAGGTCATTTGTCAGGCAGCTGCACAACCTGCCCTGCAGCATCCGCCAGGCCCCCTTACTTAAG GACCTGCTGACCCGTGTGGATGACTTCCAGCAGAGCAGTGAGCAGCTCCTCTCTGACGAGGCCCCCAGCCCAGTGGCGCTGCAGGGCCTGCTGGACCTGAGCTTGGGCCTGGATGTGGATCTTCCCCAGCTggccctgctcagggagaggctgGAGCAGGCCCGCTGGCTAGACGGGGTTAAGGGAGCCAGTGTCCGGCCACACAGCCTATGTCTGGACACCATGCGGAGGCTGATAGACCAGGGGGTGGGCCTGGCCCCACACAGCTCAGTGGAGAGGGCTATGGCCCACCTGCAGGAGCTGCTTACCATGTCGGAGCACTGGGAGGAGCGGGCACTCCGCCTCATGGAGGCTAG GCCACGTCACTGTGTGGAAACTCTTGTGGAAGCTCTGCAGGAGGTGGCTAGTATCCCTGCCTATCTTCCCAACTGTCTGCTGCTGAAGGACATGGTGGACCAGGCTAAAGACTGGCTTCAGGAGGCAGAGACCCTACAG cTGGGAGGCCGTATCCCTGTGCTGGAtaccctgactgacctggtgtccCGGGCCAAGGCCATCCCAGTCTGGCTGGACCCCCTTGCTCGACTTGATTCCCTGGTGTTTGATGTGCAGGCCTGGAAGGAGAGCGCTGCCAAGACCTTTCTAATGAAGAACTCTACTTACTCCCTGCTGGAG GTGCTGTGCCCCCGGTGTGAGGCTGGGACGGGGCCTCAGCAGTCAAAGTATAAAAGGGCAAAGGATGCGGCCCAGTGCAGCGAGAGAAACAGCGTCAGGCTGGACTGCCTGAGTGATGTGGAGAGGGCCCTCTCAGAGAGCAAGGACTCTGCCTCTGCT ATGGCCACTCTGGCTGAGGTACgtcagaaagagatggagagtcTGCTGGCCCTTAGGGCCTCCAACGAGTCCAAGCTCCTCCTGGCCGGTGACTGTGGGGcattgagggtgtgtgtgtgccacaaGGCTCCGTCAGGTGCCATGCTGCAGTGCGAGCTCTGCCGTGACGCCTTCCACCGCAGCTGCGTCTTAGGCTCTAACCAGGACCCCTTGCCCAACCAGGCCTGGGTGTGTCCCCAGTGCCAACTCTCGGAGAAACCCCCTCTTGACCGGGTGCTGCCCCTGCTGGCCTCCCTGCAGCGTATCCGGGTGCGGCTGCCTGAGGGTGACGCCCTACGCTTCCTCATCGAGAGGACGGTCCGCTGGCAGCACCGGGTGCAGCAGGCCTCCGCCGAGGGGGTGGCTGTGACGATGTCACATCAGCGCTGGGCCTCGTCTAGTCCAACCTGGGCTCCGTCTCCAACTCAGGAAACAAACAGCATGTCGTTCTACACGGAGCACCAGTGCATTCCTCTGCAGG GACTGAGCCCTGAGCTGGAGGAGCTGATGGTAGAAGGCTTCCTGCTGCAGGTGACTCTGCCTGAGACCCAGCAGCTGTACAGATCCCTCATTAAACTGGACCCCCGCCATCACCACCACACAGACAGCCCCTTTCCACAGCACAGCGCAGAGCAGGATCAACACCAGCAGAACTCTCAGGGAGGGAGCCCCCCTCACAACCAG AATGGAGTAGCCTGTCCCAAGAAGGAGGCTGTGAATGGAAAGAGGACCAAGCGGCACATGGAGGAGGGCTCCGAGCGCAAGGACAAAGCCAAGAAGCCGCGCAAGAAGAAGCCCAAGTtgaacaaggagaggagtcaGGAGGCCAAGGGGACCTCTTCACTCACCGCCACCCACTCTGACCTCTCCCTGTCGGACTCGGATGAAGACTTCACCCTGTGCGCTGCACCGTGGTGCCGAGAGCCAGAGGGGAAACAG GTGAATTGGGTCCAGTGTGACGGAAGCTGCCAGCAGTGGTTCCATCAGGTCTGCGTGGGAGTATCTGCAGAGCAGGCTGAAAAAGAGGACTACATCTGTATCAGCTGCACACAGCCAGACCATATCAGGGAGTGA